In Halobaculum magnesiiphilum, the following proteins share a genomic window:
- a CDS encoding DUF7471 family protein, which produces MDTVLHLAPAAHGVVYALVVALGGLAGAGLLGLGLAAFLRRRSRSYLLVALALGTLSLRAGLAGATAFGLVGAEAHHFGEHLLDVVMAGLVVAAVYYARTIRTEAAS; this is translated from the coding sequence ATGGACACGGTACTTCACCTCGCGCCCGCCGCCCACGGCGTCGTCTACGCGCTCGTCGTCGCCCTCGGCGGGCTCGCCGGCGCCGGCCTGCTCGGGCTCGGACTCGCGGCGTTTCTTCGGCGCCGGTCGCGGTCGTACCTCCTCGTCGCGCTCGCGCTCGGCACCCTCTCGCTGCGGGCGGGGCTCGCGGGCGCGACGGCCTTCGGCCTCGTCGGCGCGGAGGCGCACCACTTCGGCGAACACCTCCTCGACGTGGTCATGGCCGGCCTCGTCGTCGCGGCGGTGTACTACGCCCGGACGATCCGGACGGAGGCGGCGTCGTGA
- a CDS encoding metal-dependent hydrolase — MFVGHALAAFALVALVARRFGERPARALTFGAVAALFAAAPDVDIGYALVGVVSSLGSGAGALGLAESFWSTGNLVHRAVTHSLVVAPVVALAAAAWVDGRASARAVALALVAGLVAVTGTVSGALGAVVTVAFVVTALALAAGVRRRTELTPRATFALALAGLASHPFGDLFTGEPPAFLYPLTTDVVTARVALSADPTLHLLGAFALELATVWAAALAWSHLRAERDGRSRRAFDLPRRVDPLAVAGAGYAAGVFLIPAPTLDLSYPFVFSVLAVGAVGVAPVRIRRRGRAALSPEFARPGAERALFTGLAAVTIAWLAYLVAYLAGVA; from the coding sequence ATGTTCGTAGGCCACGCGCTGGCGGCGTTCGCCCTCGTCGCGCTCGTCGCGCGACGCTTCGGCGAGCGGCCGGCGCGTGCGCTCACGTTCGGCGCCGTGGCCGCGCTGTTCGCCGCCGCACCCGACGTCGACATCGGGTACGCGCTGGTCGGCGTCGTCTCGTCGCTCGGGAGCGGCGCGGGCGCGCTGGGCCTCGCGGAGTCGTTCTGGTCCACGGGGAACCTCGTCCACCGTGCGGTGACCCACTCGCTGGTCGTCGCGCCGGTCGTCGCGCTCGCGGCCGCCGCGTGGGTGGACGGCCGCGCGAGCGCCCGCGCCGTGGCGCTCGCGCTCGTCGCGGGCCTGGTCGCGGTTACGGGGACCGTCAGCGGCGCGCTCGGGGCGGTCGTGACCGTCGCGTTCGTCGTGACCGCGCTCGCGCTGGCGGCCGGGGTTCGCCGGCGGACCGAGCTGACGCCGCGGGCGACGTTCGCGCTCGCGCTCGCCGGCCTCGCCTCACACCCCTTCGGCGACCTGTTCACCGGCGAGCCGCCGGCGTTCCTCTATCCCCTCACCACCGACGTGGTGACCGCCCGGGTGGCGCTGTCGGCGGACCCGACGCTGCACCTCCTGGGCGCGTTCGCGCTCGAACTGGCGACCGTCTGGGCGGCCGCGCTGGCGTGGAGTCACCTCCGCGCCGAACGTGACGGACGGTCGCGCCGTGCGTTCGACCTCCCGCGCCGCGTGGATCCGCTCGCGGTCGCCGGAGCCGGGTACGCCGCCGGGGTCTTCCTCATTCCGGCGCCGACGCTGGACCTCTCGTACCCGTTCGTCTTCTCGGTACTCGCGGTCGGCGCCGTCGGGGTCGCGCCGGTCCGGATCCGTCGCCGGGGGCGCGCGGCGCTCTCGCCCGAGTTCGCACGACCGGGTGCCGAACGCGCCCTGTTCACCGGGTTGGCCGCGGTGACCATCGCGTGGCTGGCCTACCTGGTCGCGTACCTCGCTGGCGTCGCCTGA
- a CDS encoding winged helix-turn-helix transcriptional regulator, with the protein MSDRATPATGRPTRERVADYVVANPGLHFNELVRRLDLAPGQAQYHLRRLARADRVVGEQVSGRTHYFDPALDPLERRRIALFRRETARDAVVELLDAPASPDAVAEAVGVARSTLEHHLDGLVDAGVVEKRRDSRGRVTLALTDPEATARSLRRIEPSLPDRLLDRFTRLVDALLE; encoded by the coding sequence GTGAGCGATCGCGCCACGCCGGCGACCGGGCGCCCGACCCGCGAGCGCGTCGCGGACTACGTGGTCGCCAACCCCGGACTCCACTTCAACGAGCTGGTCCGACGCCTCGATCTCGCGCCGGGGCAGGCGCAGTACCACCTCCGGCGGCTCGCGCGCGCCGACCGCGTCGTCGGCGAGCAGGTCTCCGGGCGCACGCACTACTTCGACCCCGCGCTCGACCCGCTCGAACGCCGCCGGATCGCGTTGTTCAGACGCGAGACCGCCCGCGACGCCGTAGTCGAACTCCTCGACGCCCCCGCCTCCCCCGACGCCGTCGCCGAGGCGGTCGGCGTCGCCCGCAGCACGCTCGAGCACCACCTCGACGGCCTCGTCGACGCCGGCGTCGTCGAGAAGCGCCGCGACAGCAGGGGCCGAGTGACCCTCGCACTGACCGACCCCGAGGCGACCGCCCGGTCGCTGCGCCGCATCGAGCCGTCGCTCCCCGACCGGCTGCTCGACCGGTTCACGCGGCTGGTCGACGCCCTCCTGGAGTAG
- a CDS encoding TrkH family potassium uptake protein: MNLRVEYRASLSLVGTVVRYLSVPLVAPLLVSVYYGESVAPFLVTIALALGVGTGLERLDPEPELGAREGFLMVAVTWLAVGLVGAVPYLIEAHGVPGIVAPLAPASTLANPVNALFESMSGFTTTGATVLGDISFDTHGRGIMLWRQLTQWLGGMGIVVLAVAILPELSVGGAQLMDAEAPGPGIEKLTPRIAETARVLWGVYAGITALEIVLLYGMHVAGPALGMPELAPNMTLYNAVAHGLTTMPTGGFSPEARSIEAFSAAVQWVIVPFMVAAGINFALFWGVITGNPRGMLRDVEFRAYVGAVGAVAVLLAGLLFTGGFVDAVPAGDATFDADYLAQVTAAVSGNLEPALRHAVFQSLAIVTTTGYASIDFNTWAPAAQYVLLFGMFLGGSAGSTGGGIKIIRWVVIAKSLRRELFTTAHPDAVRPVRLNGRALDERGVRGIFAFTLLYISLFFLSALVLFLDSVRADTAFSVLEILSAAATTLGNVGPGFGALGPMGSYLPFTNASRLYMIFLMWIGRLEIIPVLVCFTPEYWRR, from the coding sequence GTGAACCTCCGCGTCGAGTACCGGGCGAGCCTGAGCCTCGTCGGCACAGTCGTGCGCTACCTCTCGGTGCCGCTAGTGGCGCCGCTTCTCGTCTCGGTGTACTACGGCGAGTCGGTCGCCCCGTTCCTCGTCACCATCGCGCTCGCGCTGGGGGTCGGCACCGGGCTCGAACGCCTCGACCCCGAGCCCGAACTGGGTGCCCGCGAGGGGTTCCTGATGGTCGCGGTCACGTGGCTGGCGGTCGGGCTCGTCGGGGCAGTCCCGTACCTGATCGAGGCCCACGGGGTCCCCGGGATCGTCGCTCCCCTCGCGCCGGCTTCGACGCTCGCGAACCCCGTGAACGCCCTGTTCGAGTCGATGTCCGGCTTCACGACGACGGGCGCGACAGTCCTCGGCGACATCTCCTTCGACACCCACGGTCGCGGGATCATGCTGTGGCGCCAGCTCACCCAGTGGCTCGGCGGGATGGGGATCGTCGTCCTCGCGGTCGCGATCCTCCCCGAGCTCTCCGTCGGCGGCGCCCAGCTCATGGACGCCGAGGCGCCCGGCCCGGGCATCGAGAAGCTCACGCCGCGGATCGCCGAGACCGCCCGCGTGCTGTGGGGCGTCTACGCCGGCATCACGGCCCTCGAGATCGTCCTCCTGTACGGGATGCACGTCGCGGGCCCGGCGCTCGGGATGCCGGAGCTCGCCCCGAACATGACGCTGTACAACGCCGTCGCCCACGGGCTGACGACGATGCCGACGGGCGGGTTCTCGCCGGAGGCTCGATCGATCGAGGCGTTCTCCGCGGCGGTGCAGTGGGTCATCGTCCCGTTCATGGTGGCCGCCGGGATCAACTTCGCGCTGTTCTGGGGTGTGATCACCGGGAACCCGCGAGGGATGCTCCGCGACGTGGAGTTCCGGGCGTACGTCGGCGCCGTGGGCGCCGTCGCCGTCCTCCTGGCGGGGCTGTTGTTCACGGGCGGGTTCGTCGACGCGGTGCCCGCGGGCGACGCCACCTTCGACGCCGACTACCTGGCGCAGGTGACGGCCGCGGTCTCCGGGAACCTCGAACCCGCGCTCCGGCACGCGGTGTTCCAGTCGCTCGCGATCGTGACGACCACCGGGTACGCCAGCATCGACTTCAACACGTGGGCGCCGGCGGCGCAGTACGTCCTCCTGTTCGGGATGTTCCTCGGCGGCTCGGCCGGGTCGACGGGCGGGGGGATCAAGATCATTCGGTGGGTCGTCATCGCGAAGTCGCTGCGGCGCGAACTGTTTACGACGGCCCACCCCGACGCCGTCCGGCCGGTGCGGCTCAACGGCCGCGCGCTCGACGAGCGCGGCGTGCGCGGCATCTTCGCGTTCACGCTGCTGTACATCTCGTTGTTCTTCCTCTCGGCACTGGTGTTGTTCCTCGACAGCGTCCGTGCGGACACTGCCTTCTCCGTCCTCGAGATCCTGAGCGCCGCCGCGACGACGCTCGGGAACGTCGGGCCGGGGTTCGGCGCGCTCGGCCCGATGGGGAGTTACCTCCCGTTCACGAACGCGAGCAGGCTGTACATGATCTTCCTCATGTGGATCGGCCGACTGGAGATCATCCCGGTGCTGGTCTGTTTCACGCCGGAGTACTGGCGACGGTGA